One genomic segment of Impatiens glandulifera chromosome 6, dImpGla2.1, whole genome shotgun sequence includes these proteins:
- the LOC124943682 gene encoding mitogen-activated protein kinase 9-like: MLPPSRREFRDIYVIFELMESDLHQVIKANDDLTPEHFQFFLYQLLRGLKYIHTANVYHRDLKPKNILANADCKLKICDFGLARVAFNEAPTTVFWTDYVATRWYRAPELCGSFFSKYTPAIDIWSMGCIFAEMLSGKPLFPGKNVVHQLDLMTDLLGTPPAESIARIRNDKARRYLSNMRKKQPVPFSQKFPRADPLVLRLLERLLAFDPKDRPSAEEALADPYFQGLANADREPAAPQPISKLEFEFERRKLTKDDVRELIYREILEYHPKMLQEYLRGGGGEQTSFMYPSGVDRFKKQFAHLEEGPGKGEKSSPLLRHHASLPRERVAVPKDEISLKIEEDEKQSATILKSPEIDPDKLENDSKGNTSARCLLKSASISGSKCIGDTPKKHLEEETIKEENEEMDDVMTNI, encoded by the exons ATGCTTCCTCCTTCAAGAAGGGAATTCAGGGACATTTATGTCATTTTTGAATTGATGGAATCTGATCTTCATCAAGTTATTAAGGCAAATGATGATCTTACTCCTGAACATTTTCAGTTTTTCTTATACCAACTTCTTCGCGGTTTAAAGTACATACACACAG cCAATGTTTACCATCGAGATCTGAAACCAAAGAATATTCTTGCGAATGCGGATTGTAAGCTGAAAATTTGTGATTTTGGACTTGCTCGTGTTGCTTTTAACGAGGCTCCAACAACTGTTTTCTGGACT GACTATGTTGCTACTAGATGGTACCGAGCTCCTGAATTATGTGGCTCTTTCTTTTCTAAA TACACACCTGCAATAGATATTTGGAGCATGGGATGCATATTTGCAGAAATGCTTTCTGGAAAACCACTTTTTCCTGGTAAAAATGTTGTCCATCAGTTGGATCTCATGACCGACTTACTTGGTACTCCACCTGCTGAATCCATAGCCAGG ATTAGGAACGACAAAGCAAGAAGATATTTGAGTAACATGAGGAAGAAACAACCTGTTCCATTCTCACAGAAATTCCCACGTGCAGATCCATTAGTTCTTCGTCTTCTTGAACGTTTACTTGCATTTGATCCAAAAGATAGACCATCTGCAGAAGAG GCATTAGCTGATCCTTATTTTCAAGGTTTGGCTAATGCTGATCGAGAACCAGCTGCTCCACAACCTATTTCAAAACTTGAATTTGAGTTTGAAAGGAGAAAACTAACTAAGGATGATGTCAGGGAGTTAATTTATAGAGAG ATTCTAGAATACCATCCTAAGATGCTGCAGGAGTATCTTcgaggtggtggtggtgaacAAACAAGCTTCATGTATCCAAG TGGTGTTGATCGGTTCAAAAAACAATTTGCCCACCTTGAAGAAGGTCCTGGTAAAGGTGAAAAGAGTTCTCCACTTCTAAGGCATCATGCTTCATTGCCCAG GGAGCGAGTGGCTGTGCCTAAAGATGAAATCTCATTAAAGatagaagaagatgagaaacAATCTGCAACTATTCTTAAAAGTCCTGAAATAGATCCAGATAAATTAGAAAACGACAGCAAGGGAAACACGAGTGCCCGTTGCCTGTTAAAGAGTGCGAGTATTAGCGGTTCCAAGTGTATAGGCGACACCCCTAAGAAGCATCTAGAG GAAGAAACAATCAAGGAGGAAAACGAGGAAATGGATGATGTAATGACAAACATTTAG